DNA sequence from the Heliomicrobium gestii genome:
GCGGTCCCAACGGCGAGGTCGACATCGACGGCGAGACGCGCCGCACCTTCCCCATCGCTGCCTTTACGCCCACCATCTATAAGATCGCTCTCGAAAAAGACGAGATCAAGGTGCTGGAGAGCATCCCCCTGAAACTGGCCAAGGGCGTTGACCCCATCACCAAGACCCCCTACATCTCCGGCATTTCCAACATTGACAGCGATGAAAAGCCTTATGACGAGACGGGCAAGCAGTTGCTTCCCCTTGACCCCTACGGCCTGGACGTGGAAGGCATCGCCTACAATCCCGCCGATGACACCTTTTGGCTCTGTGACGAGTACCGTCCCAGCCTGGTCCAGGTCAAGCGGGACGGCACGCTCCTGCAGCGCCTCGTCCCGGCCGGTGACGCCGCGAAACTGAACTCGCCGGAAGTGCCCCTCAAAGAGACCATCCCCGCCGTCTACGCCAAGCGAAACATCAACCGCGGCTTTGAGGGTGTCAGCATCACCCCCGACGGCAAGTGGATGTTCGCCGTCATCCAGAATCCTCCCATGAACCCCGATAAGGAGACCCGCAAATCGCGGGCCTACCGGATCCTCAAGCTGAATGCCGCCACAGGCCAAGCGGTGGGCGAATTCGCCTATCTCGCCGATGACGCCAAATCCTTCAAAGGACTCAAACAGTTCGACATCGTCCTCTCGGATATCGTCGCCGTCAATGAACATAGGGTTCTCGTCGATGAGCGGGACAAGAACGCCGGCGCCGCCGCCCAACTGAAAAAGATTTACCTGGCCGACCTGAGCCGGGCGACGAACATCCTCGGGCGTTTCGACACGCCAGCAGAGGGCCAGCCGGCGCTGGAACAGATGACCGTAGAGGGGATGGAGGCAGCGGGCGTCACCCCGCCGCTCAAGCGGACCATCGTCAACCTGGTCGACAGCGCTTATCCCTTCGAGAAGATGGAAGGCGTCGCCCTCGTCGACGGCAAGACCCTGGCCGTGATCAACGACAACGACTTCGGCGTCGACCCGGCCAGTTCGACTGGAGCGCTCACCCAACTGTGGACCTTTGAGTTGCCCTACACCTTGAAATAGTTCGGAAAAAATGCGGCCCCGCAAGAAGGACGCCTGGAAAAAGGCGCGCCTCCCTGCGGGGCTTTTTTACGGCCCTCCCTTAGAATCTTGCCGTCGAGGGGGCCGGCATAGTAACATGAATCGGAACCGCCATCGCCATCGACATCGTCATCGCCCAGCGGCGCCAGCAGCAGGGATGGGATACCGGCTTGGTGAATTCGTTGCAGAGAGATGCGGTGAATCGCACTGACGCACTGAATCGGAGAGAAAATCAGACCGATAGAGTGCGTTGAACGGCACAATCAATCCGAAATGGATGTACGAAGAGAACGAGGTTTAGGATGATTATCGCAAATTTTGAAGCCACCGGGATGGATCGGATCGCCACGTGGATCGAGCGAAACGGGATCAACGCCATCGATGAACCGGCCTTGAGACAGGCGCTGAACACGCTGAATATCTCCTTCACGCTGGAAGGGATCGATCGGGTGCAGAGCACCCTGATCTGCGAACTGAAGGACTCCTACGTGCAGCAAAGCCAGCGCTACGTCACCATGGACGCCGACGCTTACCGGTTGCCCCGACTCGACCGGGAGGACCGGCAAAAGACGGAGGAAATCACCCAACGGGCGTTCCGGTTATATGGGCAGATGTCCCAATTGAAGGATCCAACGGCCAAGGGAAGGCCCAAAGCAGAAAATTACCGTTATGGCATCCCCATCGAAGATGCCCGCTACATCCTGCCCCTTTCGACGAAGACCAACGTCTCCGTGGCCATGTCCGGCGACAAACTGGTTGAATTCTTCCGGCTGCTTCATGACAAGAAGCACGGCGCCATCTTTGCCGAGATCGGCAGCGAACTGGCTGCGCTCCTGCCGGAGGCGCTGACATCCCTGTTGCCGGCGGAATATGACAGCGGCGCCGCCGGCGAGAGGATCCGGGATTTTTACCGGGACGATCTCGAACGGATCGACGCCGAAAACAACCTGGTCTTGCTGAGCCGTTTCAACGACCTGGATCTGAAGGTCGGTTTTGGCGCCTTGACGAGCACCTCGAAAAACACGCCCTCCCAGGAGATCGCCCGTTTTGGCGCTGAGGCGGCGAGCAAGGCCAGGGGGGTGGCGGAGCGCGTTCTGGGGTATGGTCATGAGAGCATCGCCGAACAGGCCCGGACGACCTTTGGCATGATGTGCAGTCTTGTCACCTACCACCAGCAGCTTCGTCACCGGCTCAGCCAAAATTACCGCGAGGATCTGGCTGAATTGATCCGGGACGCCGGCAGGCCCGTTAAAGTCCCCGACAGCATCCGGCAGTCGCCCTTTTATACGGAATTTATGGAACTCGTCGAGGAGTGCAAGCGATGGCGCCAGATTATTGCGCAGAAGTATGGCGATGAATACGCCTTGTCTTGCTTGCTCAACTGCGATCAGATCAAGCTGATCATCGCCACGAACGCCAGGATCGACATCGGCATGCTGTCAGACCGCACCTGCATGAACGCCCAGTGGGAGATCCGCGAACTGGCGATCAAAAAGCTGAAGATGTTGCGCTCCCTGTCCCCTGTGCTCTATGAACGAGCCCTTCCGTCCTGTGTGCTGGGTAAGTGCAGAGAGGGGAAGCTGAGTTGCGGGCGGCAAGCGGAAGTGAGAGAACGGTTTTTGCCGAGCCATTGACGAGATGGGTTGCAGAAAAGGTTGAGTTTGGCCGAGGGGCGGATGGCTCGTAGAGGTATATCTCGTAAACGTATCGCACAGATGAGGCGAAAAGAGAAGGAACGATGGATGCGAACCCCCGGTACGACCTTGAGTAGTCGAACCGGTTTTTTTTCGTCTGGCCGAAGATCATGAGTGTGCATCGGTTCAGTGAGAGGGCGGGGAAGAAATTCTAAAAGTAAAAACACCCCGGAGAGGGGTGTTGAAGGGCGGTCACCGGTAAACCACCTTATAGCCTAATCATGCACCAAAGAGCCGGGCAATACCAATAGCCATTTGTTGTTTTCCTGTACAGCCTGTAGTCTAACCTTTTGTGCTCCAGCAGGATATTTAAACTCAATCATTAGTTCGGCATTATTCCTATCAATTATTTTTGTATCGATAATGTTGTAGTCTAGAATCGGATTGTTTTCTTGGAGCTCTTCATATTTCTTTTTTAGACTACTTTTGTCATGATCCCGATATCTCTTGTCAATCTTAACGTTTTCTAAAAAGCGATCAATTTGTTTCATTTTAATTTTTTCTAAGGATGAGCCTGCCTCTGTCTGAACAATCCGGGCAAGAGCGCTTTCGTCACCCTCCTGATCATAGATGGGAGACACATATGAAGCATAAACTACTGAGCTTAAAATGACTGTTACTAAAGCGATTGCAATTAAATACCCCGCTTTTTTCCTCACGGAATAATCCTCCTTTGCATCCTTGTTCCTGAACATGATTTTAAAATAACGGTATACCCTTAGCTCCTCCTGGGGAATACTGCAGAGCCAGCCACGAAGAACGATGTTGTAAACGGCTATGATTGGGGTCAACTCATTTGCATGCCTAGGGTCTCAATACACTAAGCGGCGGCTAACTTTTTTCTTGGCCCACTTCGTAAATATTGTTGACACTTTACTAAGGTACCTGTATAATGAAATTAAGGTACCTTAGTAAAGTTAAAGGAGGAGGAAATGACATGGACAAAGGTAGTTTGACGGAAAGGTTCATCACACTTAGCCGCTTGTTTATCCAAAAGCACCATCAAAGGGGGGCAAGCCACCTTCAAGACCCTTATCGTGGGCAAGGCAGAATTCTGGCTTTGCTCAAAATGGAACCCGAAATGAGTCAAAAAAAGCTCTCCTATCTGCTGGGCATACGTCCGCAATCCATGGGGGAATTATTGGCGAAACTGGAGCAAAACGGTTATATCACCCGTACCCCGTCTGCTGAAGACCGGCGCGCAATGGATATTAAGCTGACGAGCGAAGGCGCAAAAGCAATCGCTTCGATTGAGCAAAATCGTGCGCAAGAACTCGCGGCCGATGAAATGTTTCAATGCTTAAACAAAGAGGAACAGCAAATTTTAGCTGGTTACCTGGACCGTCTCATTGCTTCGGCAAAAGAAACTCTTGGCGGTGAACAAAATGACGCTGATGAACATAGGCCACATCCGCATTTTTTCGGGGACCGTCATATGGGATTTGATGGACGTCGAAGAGATGGATTTTAATGGACGCGCGATGACGTAGCCGTCGGTGCCCGACCTCTCACACTTAATTACAAATGCAAAGGAGAATGAACCATGAAGTATGATCCGAAAACGATGCAA
Encoded proteins:
- a CDS encoding esterase-like activity of phytase family protein — its product is MKKQTIKAAALIMSGALLMGASPVWADDDAARVAVPSDVSITVNGNTVTMKDAPVNVDGRLYLPLRALADMDNKYVDWDPLSGTAQLTEKARLTGKYTLKNPADLGKGAKMGMGSSLVHLPSDPPNIFYSSTDRGPNGEVDIDGETRRTFPIAAFTPTIYKIALEKDEIKVLESIPLKLAKGVDPITKTPYISGISNIDSDEKPYDETGKQLLPLDPYGLDVEGIAYNPADDTFWLCDEYRPSLVQVKRDGTLLQRLVPAGDAAKLNSPEVPLKETIPAVYAKRNINRGFEGVSITPDGKWMFAVIQNPPMNPDKETRKSRAYRILKLNAATGQAVGEFAYLADDAKSFKGLKQFDIVLSDIVAVNEHRVLVDERDKNAGAAAQLKKIYLADLSRATNILGRFDTPAEGQPALEQMTVEGMEAAGVTPPLKRTIVNLVDSAYPFEKMEGVALVDGKTLAVINDNDFGVDPASSTGALTQLWTFELPYTLK
- a CDS encoding FAD-dependent thymidylate synthase, encoding MIIANFEATGMDRIATWIERNGINAIDEPALRQALNTLNISFTLEGIDRVQSTLICELKDSYVQQSQRYVTMDADAYRLPRLDREDRQKTEEITQRAFRLYGQMSQLKDPTAKGRPKAENYRYGIPIEDARYILPLSTKTNVSVAMSGDKLVEFFRLLHDKKHGAIFAEIGSELAALLPEALTSLLPAEYDSGAAGERIRDFYRDDLERIDAENNLVLLSRFNDLDLKVGFGALTSTSKNTPSQEIARFGAEAASKARGVAERVLGYGHESIAEQARTTFGMMCSLVTYHQQLRHRLSQNYREDLAELIRDAGRPVKVPDSIRQSPFYTEFMELVEECKRWRQIIAQKYGDEYALSCLLNCDQIKLIIATNARIDIGMLSDRTCMNAQWEIRELAIKKLKMLRSLSPVLYERALPSCVLGKCREGKLSCGRQAEVRERFLPSH
- a CDS encoding MarR family winged helix-turn-helix transcriptional regulator; the encoded protein is MDKGSLTERFITLSRLFIQKHHQRGASHLQDPYRGQGRILALLKMEPEMSQKKLSYLLGIRPQSMGELLAKLEQNGYITRTPSAEDRRAMDIKLTSEGAKAIASIEQNRAQELAADEMFQCLNKEEQQILAGYLDRLIASAKETLGGEQNDADEHRPHPHFFGDRHMGFDGRRRDGF